Proteins found in one Deltaproteobacteria bacterium genomic segment:
- a CDS encoding beta-hydroxyacyl-ACP dehydratase — protein MRYLLIDQITEVQHHTLIRGIKNIAMSEDFLSFHFPDNPVMPGALLIEALVQLAGWLEAQSSGFNSWVLLSSVGRCRYYGFARPGDQVSLEVTSLPSTDSNVRGYKGIGSGNGKKLIHAEFKGILYPLSTLHDPVSARHFFQILTRDRGVDPNG, from the coding sequence ATGCGATATCTGCTTATTGACCAGATTACCGAAGTGCAACACCATACGCTGATCCGGGGCATCAAAAATATTGCCATGAGCGAGGACTTCCTGTCGTTTCACTTCCCCGACAACCCGGTTATGCCGGGCGCATTGCTTATTGAGGCCCTGGTCCAGTTGGCAGGCTGGCTCGAGGCCCAATCCAGCGGGTTCAACAGCTGGGTTCTCCTCAGTAGTGTCGGGAGGTGCCGTTACTACGGCTTTGCCCGGCCCGGTGATCAGGTAAGCCTGGAAGTGACATCTTTGCCTTCAACGGATTCGAACGTCAGGGGTTATAAAGGGATAGGGTCCGGCAACGGGAAAAAACTGATTCACGCGGAGTTTAAAGGTATTCTTTATCCCTTGTCCACGCTTCATGATCCTGTCAGCGCCCGGCACTTTTTTCAGATCCTGACCCGAGACCGCGGGGTTGATCCAAATGGATAA
- the acpS gene encoding holo-ACP synthase codes for MRLHQGVDIVDISKIKRIMEKNPSFEPDVFTDRERDYCRSFREPYARFAGRFAAKEACAKALGKGFLAGGIDYAFQEIEVALSPSGKPHLTLYGWMAKICRKRNVDQQTVSISHASQYSVATVILLGS; via the coding sequence ATGCGACTCCACCAGGGCGTAGACATTGTAGATATTTCAAAAATCAAAAGGATCATGGAAAAGAATCCCTCTTTTGAACCCGACGTCTTCACCGACCGGGAGCGGGATTACTGCCGGTCTTTCAGGGAGCCCTACGCACGCTTTGCAGGTCGGTTTGCGGCCAAGGAGGCGTGCGCCAAGGCCCTGGGCAAAGGATTTCTGGCTGGCGGCATCGATTATGCGTTTCAAGAAATAGAGGTGGCCTTGAGCCCATCGGGAAAGCCCCATCTAACCTTGTACGGATGGATGGCAAAAATCTGCCGGAAGCGAAACGTGGATCAGCAAACGGTTTCAATTTCCCATGCCTCACAATACAGTGTGGCAACCGTCATCCTGCTGGGTTCGTGA
- a CDS encoding SDR family oxidoreductase, translating to MDLNGRIALVTGGARGIGRECCLRLARAGATIIINFHRSEDEADRLKTGIRDSGCRAEAFRADIANSMEIQLLFDFIQETFGRLDILVNNAGIIMSKLLLTTKAAEWDMVQDVNLKGAFLATRRAVELMLPQHRGKIINIASTSGIRGGRGQTSYAAAKGGLIAFTRACAVELAGKNIQVNAVLPGLIMTQMSDRVRKRAGEEILKKIPASRFGETSDVADLVVFLASDRSDYITGQAIAVDGGMSIS from the coding sequence CTGGATTTGAACGGAAGGATCGCCCTGGTAACTGGAGGAGCGCGAGGTATCGGCCGGGAATGCTGCCTGCGACTCGCACGGGCAGGGGCGACGATTATTATCAATTTCCACCGATCCGAAGATGAAGCCGACCGGCTGAAAACAGGCATCCGCGATAGTGGATGCCGAGCAGAGGCGTTTCGCGCAGATATCGCCAACTCAATGGAAATCCAGCTTCTTTTTGATTTCATCCAGGAGACTTTTGGCAGGTTGGATATCCTGGTGAACAATGCTGGTATTATTATGAGCAAGTTGTTGTTGACCACGAAGGCTGCGGAATGGGATATGGTGCAGGACGTGAACCTCAAAGGGGCCTTTCTGGCAACCCGGAGGGCGGTTGAATTGATGCTCCCTCAGCACCGGGGAAAGATCATTAACATAGCCTCCACCAGCGGCATCCGGGGCGGAAGGGGACAAACCAGTTATGCCGCGGCCAAAGGGGGATTGATCGCGTTTACCCGCGCATGTGCCGTGGAACTGGCCGGGAAAAACATTCAGGTCAACGCCGTATTGCCGGGCCTTATCATGACACAGATGAGTGATCGGGTGAGGAAACGGGCGGGCGAGGAAATCCTCAAGAAAATTCCGGCATCAAGATTTGGCGAGACCTCGGATGTGGCAGACCTGGTGGTCTTTCTGGCCTCTGACAGATCCGACTACATCACGGGACAGGCCATTGCCGTAGACGGGGGGATGAGTATTTCCTGA